GTCAGTGTTGAAGCCGTCGATGATGTTTTTCAAACGAAGATGATGGATATGCTAAAACAAACGGGGAGAGATGAAATGGTTGTCGGATGGTACCACTCACATCCAGGTTTTGGATGCTGGCTATCGTCTGTAGATATCAACACACAACAATCGTTTGAACAGCTAAACAAGCGAGCTGTAGCTGTTGTTATTGATCCAATCCAATCGGTCAAGGGTAAGGTAGTGATTGATGCCTTCCGATTAATCAACTCGACGTCTCTTCTTATGGGTCAGGAGCCTCGTCAAACAACGTCCAACTTGGGATTACTCAACAAACCATCAATCCAGGCATTAATTCATGGTCTTAATCGTCATTACTATTCTCTAAACATCGACTACCGTAAATCCAACAACGAAATCGGAATGCTACTAAATCTACACAAGAAAGAATGGCAGTCAGGTCTGAGAATGAATGACTATGCTATCAAGGAAGCCAACAATGTGGAAGATACAAAGAGACTGG
This window of the Komagataella phaffii GS115 chromosome 2, complete sequence genome carries:
- a CDS encoding Metalloprotease subunit of the 19S regulatory particle of the 26S proteasome lid, translating into MDRLQRLLGQAGGLGGTSGPLSDGPAIDTAETVHISSLALLKMLKHGRAGVPMEVMGLMLGEFVDEYTVHVIDVFAMPQSGTGVSVEAVDDVFQTKMMDMLKQTGRDEMVVGWYHSHPGFGCWLSSVDINTQQSFEQLNKRAVAVVIDPIQSVKGKVVIDAFRLINSTSLLMGQEPRQTTSNLGLLNKPSIQALIHGLNRHYYSLNIDYRKSNNEIGMLLNLHKKEWQSGLRMNDYAIKEANNVEDTKRLVQIAEQYVTRIQEERDLSEEQLKTRYVGKQDPKKHLAEISDTRIEENVVSLLSGNVNSLSI